A stretch of the Staphylococcus sp. NRL 16/872 genome encodes the following:
- the alsS gene encoding acetolactate synthase AlsS — MTKKNYSAADMVIDTLKNNNVDYVFGIPGAKIDYLFDALEDDGPELIVTRHEQNAAMMAQGVGRITGNPGVALVTSGPGVSNLTTGLLTATSEGDPVLAIGGQVKRNDLLRQTHQAVDNVSLLKSSTKYSAEVQDPESLSEVMTNAIRTATSGKNGASFISIPQDVISAPVQSKAIDLCQQPRLGVPSTEDIKEVINDIKEAKFPVLLAGMRSSSEKETEAIRQLVQKTNLPVVETFQGAGVLNRELENHFFGRVGLFRNQVGDELLRKADLVVTIGYDPIEYEASNWNKELDTEIIVIDEVQAEITNYLRPKKELVGNIAGTIQLLSEHIDGTIIDQKHLDDLEQLRANIIETTGIKYTHEDGVMHPLEIIETMQNTLTDDTTVTVDVGSHYIWMARKFRSYNPRHLLFSNGMQTLGVALPWAIAAALVRPNTQVVSVAGDGGFLFSGQDLETAVRKKLNIIQLIWNDGKYNMVEFQEEMKYNRSSGVEFGPVDYVKYAESFGAKGLRVRSQEELEAALKEGYETEGPVLIDIPVNYKDNIKLSTNVLPDSLN; from the coding sequence ATGACTAAAAAAAATTATTCTGCTGCGGATATGGTCATTGATACTTTGAAAAATAATAACGTAGATTATGTGTTTGGAATTCCTGGAGCAAAAATTGATTATCTATTTGACGCTTTAGAAGATGATGGCCCAGAACTTATCGTAACGCGTCACGAACAAAATGCTGCTATGATGGCACAAGGTGTAGGACGTATTACAGGTAATCCAGGTGTGGCTTTAGTAACAAGTGGTCCCGGGGTAAGTAACTTAACAACTGGATTATTAACTGCAACGTCAGAAGGTGACCCTGTTTTAGCAATTGGTGGTCAAGTTAAACGTAATGACTTATTACGTCAAACGCACCAAGCGGTAGATAATGTTTCGTTATTGAAATCATCTACTAAATACAGCGCAGAAGTTCAAGATCCTGAATCATTATCTGAAGTTATGACAAATGCCATTCGTACTGCTACTTCAGGTAAAAATGGTGCAAGCTTCATCAGTATTCCACAAGACGTTATTTCAGCTCCTGTACAATCTAAAGCTATTGATTTATGTCAACAACCACGTTTAGGCGTACCATCAACAGAAGATATTAAAGAAGTTATTAACGATATTAAAGAAGCTAAATTCCCTGTATTACTTGCAGGTATGAGAAGTTCAAGTGAGAAAGAAACTGAAGCAATTCGTCAATTAGTTCAAAAAACAAACTTACCAGTAGTAGAAACATTCCAAGGCGCTGGTGTACTTAACCGTGAATTAGAGAACCACTTCTTTGGTCGTGTTGGTTTATTCCGTAACCAAGTAGGTGACGAATTATTAAGAAAAGCTGATTTAGTAGTAACGATTGGTTATGACCCAATTGAATATGAAGCAAGTAACTGGAACAAAGAATTAGATACAGAAATTATCGTTATTGATGAAGTTCAAGCAGAGATTACTAATTACTTACGTCCTAAAAAAGAATTAGTAGGTAACATTGCTGGTACAATTCAATTATTATCAGAACATATTGATGGCACAATTATTGATCAAAAACATTTAGATGATTTAGAGCAATTAAGAGCTAATATTATTGAAACAACTGGAATTAAATATACACATGAAGATGGCGTAATGCACCCATTAGAAATTATTGAAACAATGCAAAACACTTTAACTGATGATACTACTGTTACTGTAGACGTAGGTAGTCATTACATTTGGATGGCTCGTAAATTTAGAAGTTACAATCCTAGACACTTACTATTTAGTAATGGTATGCAAACACTAGGTGTAGCGTTACCATGGGCAATCGCAGCTGCTTTAGTACGTCCTAATACACAAGTTGTATCAGTAGCTGGTGACGGTGGTTTCTTATTCTCTGGTCAAGATCTTGAAACAGCTGTCCGTAAAAAATTAAACATCATCCAATTAATTTGGAATGATGGTAAATATAATATGGTAGAATTCCAAGAAGAAATGAAATACAACCGTTCATCTGGTGTTGAATTTGGACCAGTTGATTATGTGAAATATGCTGAATCATTTGGTGCTAAAGGTCTTCGCGTAAGAAGCCAAGAAGAACTTGAAGCTGCGCTTAAAGAAGGATATGAAACAGAAGGTCCAGTATTAATCGATATTCCAGTAAACTACAAAGATAACATTAAGTTATCTACAAATGTATTACCAGATTCTTTAAACTAA
- the budA gene encoding acetolactate decarboxylase, producing MSHVLYQHGTLGTLMAGLLEGTATIDELLEHGDSGLATLTGSNGEVIFLNGEAFHANEHKEFKKLNGDEMTPYATITRFEADHSYQTADKDSENVLNEVKEHMMSDNLFSAVKISGTFKKMHVRMMPKQEPPYTRLIDSARRQPEETREDIKGTIIGFFTPELFHGIGSAGFHIHFANDDRNFGGHVLDFEVDDVKVEIQNFETFEQHFPINNKTFTDTEIDYADVDAEIREAE from the coding sequence ATGAGTCATGTATTATATCAACACGGGACATTAGGTACATTGATGGCAGGATTATTAGAAGGTACTGCTACAATTGACGAGTTATTAGAACATGGTGATTCAGGACTAGCTACGTTAACAGGTTCTAATGGCGAAGTTATCTTCCTTAATGGCGAAGCGTTTCATGCGAATGAACACAAAGAATTTAAAAAACTAAATGGTGACGAAATGACACCTTACGCTACAATTACACGTTTCGAAGCGGATCATTCTTATCAAACAGCAGATAAAGACTCTGAAAATGTATTAAATGAAGTCAAAGAGCATATGATGAGTGATAATTTATTCTCAGCTGTAAAAATTAGTGGTACATTTAAAAAAATGCATGTACGTATGATGCCTAAGCAAGAACCACCTTATACACGCTTAATTGATTCTGCACGTCGTCAACCTGAAGAGACACGTGAAGATATCAAAGGTACAATTATTGGTTTCTTCACACCAGAATTATTCCATGGTATTGGTTCTGCAGGATTCCATATCCACTTTGCAAATGATGATCGTAACTTTGGTGGACATGTCTTAGATTTTGAAGTGGATGATGTTAAGGTCGAAATTCAAAACTTTGAAACTTTCGAACAACATTTCCCAATTAATAATAAAACATTTACAGACACAGAAATTGATTATGCAGATGTAGATGCTGAAATCAGAGAAGCAGAATAG
- a CDS encoding zinc ribbon domain-containing protein yields MQCPNCGQPYQPGDLFCGECGTKLPTTTSQSTPSTSESLNLDNNHTHSQKGVSSTTQSTFSSETNKEDKSNNFGQSTHQTEFDRAQYAKSYPSYEQRYAQGEFSNKVKSIFSESKHFFKQAFSSHDATIKGNHSFSYSLLISLIVVGLLILGMFIHLYIVDNFGAYVTGVTSIILRVILGVAFATGFLFIVTFGLIRLTVVQPVLFKKLLSDFVLINTISVFILYLGLFVLFLKMYILSGILVVFSIILLFTSCVYLITKNSVNQTLRLPSFYSIVIFFAVVGLAIHLGGSALIDQFDDLGLAHRLFWKWF; encoded by the coding sequence ATGCAATGTCCAAATTGTGGTCAGCCATATCAACCAGGAGATTTATTTTGCGGAGAATGTGGAACAAAATTACCAACTACAACTTCACAATCAACGCCTTCAACATCAGAATCATTAAACTTGGATAATAATCATACTCATTCACAAAAGGGAGTGTCATCAACAACACAATCTACTTTTTCTTCAGAAACCAACAAAGAGGATAAATCTAATAACTTTGGTCAAAGTACTCATCAAACTGAGTTTGACCGAGCGCAATATGCAAAAAGTTATCCATCTTATGAGCAGCGTTATGCTCAAGGTGAATTTAGTAATAAAGTGAAATCAATATTTAGTGAAAGTAAACATTTCTTTAAACAAGCTTTTAGTTCTCACGATGCAACGATTAAAGGTAATCATTCATTTAGCTATTCTTTATTAATTTCATTAATAGTAGTAGGTCTTTTAATTTTAGGTATGTTTATCCATTTATACATCGTGGATAATTTTGGCGCGTACGTAACTGGAGTTACGTCAATTATTTTAAGGGTAATACTAGGAGTAGCTTTTGCAACTGGCTTTTTATTTATAGTTACATTTGGTTTGATTCGATTAACTGTGGTACAGCCAGTTTTATTTAAAAAATTATTATCAGATTTCGTGCTTATTAATACAATTTCCGTATTCATTTTATATTTAGGACTATTTGTCTTATTTCTTAAAATGTATATACTGAGCGGTATATTAGTTGTTTTTTCAATTATTTTATTATTTACATCTTGTGTCTACCTAATTACTAAAAACAGCGTGAACCAAACATTACGTTTACCAAGTTTTTATAGTATTGTTATTTTCTTTGCAGTAGTAGGGCTGGCGATACATTTAGGTGGATCAGCATTAATCGATCAATTTGATGATTTAGGTCTTGCTCATAGATTGTTCTGGAAGTGGTTCTAA
- a CDS encoding zinc-ribbon domain-containing protein has product MRYCKHCGSKIVPGQRVCTQCGTRLVTETSSVPPFQNEPRTSKRVPTPFKIIIVALVLLLVGAFFIVKHQLSPDREGEQIAKAAKSEDIKTLSKFVTTNGRKLSDDELRAYIKLLKTEGNLDNNGNELQKAIKEANHTNKKEISVHDLSGDLILSVKEEGKRYLLFNKYTYEIPQQDFKIKGSDNALLTYTLDGKKREVQLKKQEDVYLGKFTIGDYSLSASKKIGERVHKGKLDLEMMHQTPVATEKFKERWFTIAHTSGALFIENKDTDIYVNDKKVGNYADSLRVYSPYTREENVKIYAIGKMDNKKTFKSNVVSLNDEFKHANIDGIIDISLNFDEKEIGDYEAKKADEMSNN; this is encoded by the coding sequence ATGAGATATTGTAAACACTGTGGAAGTAAGATTGTTCCGGGTCAAAGAGTGTGTACACAATGTGGGACTCGACTAGTCACAGAGACTAGTTCGGTTCCGCCTTTTCAAAATGAACCGAGAACATCGAAAAGAGTTCCTACGCCTTTCAAAATTATAATAGTGGCTTTGGTTCTTTTATTAGTAGGTGCTTTCTTTATAGTAAAACATCAATTATCACCAGATAGAGAAGGAGAACAAATTGCAAAAGCTGCAAAGTCTGAAGATATAAAGACCTTATCAAAGTTTGTCACTACAAATGGTAGGAAATTATCTGATGATGAATTGAGAGCTTATATTAAATTGTTGAAAACTGAAGGTAATTTAGATAATAATGGCAATGAATTACAAAAAGCTATTAAAGAAGCAAATCATACTAATAAAAAGGAAATTTCTGTCCATGATCTTAGTGGGGATTTGATATTAAGTGTAAAAGAAGAAGGAAAACGCTATTTACTATTTAATAAGTATACATATGAAATCCCACAGCAAGATTTTAAGATCAAAGGTTCAGATAATGCGCTCCTTACTTATACGCTAGACGGAAAAAAACGAGAAGTTCAATTAAAGAAACAAGAAGATGTCTATCTCGGAAAATTTACAATAGGAGACTATTCTCTTAGTGCTAGTAAGAAAATAGGTGAGCGTGTGCATAAAGGAAAGTTAGATCTTGAGATGATGCACCAGACTCCAGTGGCTACTGAAAAATTTAAGGAGAGATGGTTTACCATTGCGCATACATCTGGTGCTTTATTTATAGAAAATAAAGACACTGACATTTATGTTAATGATAAAAAAGTTGGTAACTATGCTGATAGTCTTAGAGTATACAGTCCTTACACTAGAGAAGAAAATGTGAAGATATATGCAATAGGAAAAATGGATAATAAAAAGACGTTTAAGTCTAATGTGGTAAGTCTCAATGATGAGTTTAAACATGCTAATATTGATGGCATCATTGATATTTCTTTAAATTTTGATGAAAAAGAAATTGGTGACTATGAAGCTAAAAAAGCAGATGAAATGTCAAATAATTAA
- a CDS encoding TetR/AcrR family transcriptional regulator produces the protein MVQDRRVRKSQNAIKYAFLELLNQHNFNEITVQQITDLADINRGTFYTHYLDKYDLLEKMEDEQVEKVRVFIEESKQNSGGKFTTDDLREIMEFLISHIEENIEFYQLMFKVGKDSTLHEKLYSLLNNYLNSFTSMKGEISGIPFSYFMSYVSGAGLSFLRHWVEDNQRIPKEDLINYFYDIVNHGPATIIQREINK, from the coding sequence ATGGTTCAAGATCGTAGAGTTAGAAAATCACAAAATGCGATTAAATATGCATTTCTTGAATTACTTAATCAACATAATTTTAATGAAATAACAGTACAACAAATCACTGATTTAGCTGATATCAATCGTGGTACATTCTATACGCATTACTTAGATAAATATGATTTATTAGAAAAAATGGAAGACGAACAAGTGGAAAAAGTTAGAGTGTTTATTGAAGAAAGTAAACAAAACAGTGGAGGCAAATTTACTACTGATGATTTACGAGAAATAATGGAATTTCTAATCTCTCATATTGAAGAGAATATCGAATTTTATCAATTAATGTTTAAAGTAGGTAAAGACTCTACTTTACATGAAAAATTATATAGCTTGCTAAATAATTATTTAAATAGCTTTACAAGCATGAAGGGAGAAATAAGCGGTATACCATTTTCATATTTTATGAGCTATGTTTCAGGGGCAGGATTATCCTTTTTAAGACATTGGGTAGAAGACAATCAACGTATACCTAAAGAAGATTTAATTAATTACTTTTATGACATTGTTAATCATGGTCCGGCGACTATTATACAAAGAGAAATTAATAAATGA
- a CDS encoding DUF3278 domain-containing protein codes for MNKFNEKLFNWFTQNFTGRDEREQGVLEHNLAIMFLLTYIVIAILSFISFLVDVTKNTISFGTVSLLVLFAILTIVSLYINRRNRLDESKVYSRKEYQRLLKKTAIKGVFLVFYFAIIMFILTGVVFPYIFNEAPHFLRQFVTCCISGLMYGGIMFIYYVLMIKKEY; via the coding sequence ATGAATAAATTTAATGAAAAATTATTTAACTGGTTTACTCAAAATTTTACTGGTAGAGATGAACGGGAACAAGGCGTATTAGAACATAATCTAGCCATTATGTTTTTATTAACATATATTGTTATTGCGATTTTAAGTTTTATAAGTTTTCTTGTTGATGTAACTAAAAATACAATAAGTTTCGGCACGGTAAGTCTTTTAGTTTTATTTGCGATATTAACTATCGTTTCATTATATATAAATAGAAGAAATCGTTTAGACGAATCTAAAGTCTATTCTCGAAAAGAATATCAGCGTTTACTAAAGAAAACTGCTATTAAAGGTGTATTTTTAGTGTTTTACTTTGCTATAATAATGTTTATTTTAACTGGTGTAGTCTTCCCTTATATTTTCAATGAGGCGCCTCATTTTCTAAGACAATTTGTGACTTGCTGCATCTCAGGATTAATGTATGGGGGCATAATGTTTATCTATTATGTACTAATGATAAAAAAAGAATATTGA
- a CDS encoding epoxyqueuosine reductase QueH: MLKADPIIAKMKNQKINYDRVLKKLINQWERQELRPKILLHSCCAPCSTYTLEYLTQYADVAIYFANPNIHPKNEYLRRAKVQEQFVKDFNERTGQNVQYIEAEYKPHEFMKMAKSRGLTDEPEGGLRCTACFEMRLELVAEAAVKYGYDYFGSALTLSPKKNAQLINELGMEVQNIYDVSYLPSDFKKNKGYERSIEMCNDYHIFRQCYCGCVFAAMAQGIDFKTINQEAKAFLQQF; this comes from the coding sequence ATGTTAAAAGCTGATCCGATTATAGCGAAAATGAAGAATCAAAAAATTAACTATGACAGAGTACTGAAAAAGTTAATTAATCAATGGGAACGTCAAGAATTACGTCCTAAAATTCTACTTCATAGTTGTTGCGCACCGTGTAGCACCTATACACTAGAGTATTTAACACAATATGCGGATGTAGCAATCTATTTTGCTAATCCTAATATTCATCCTAAAAATGAATATTTACGTCGCGCTAAAGTTCAAGAACAATTTGTAAAAGATTTTAATGAAAGAACAGGACAGAATGTTCAATATATTGAAGCAGAGTATAAGCCTCATGAATTTATGAAAATGGCGAAATCTCGTGGTTTAACTGATGAGCCAGAAGGGGGACTACGCTGTACAGCTTGTTTTGAAATGCGTCTAGAATTAGTGGCGGAAGCAGCAGTGAAATATGGGTATGACTATTTTGGTAGTGCGTTAACATTATCACCTAAAAAGAACGCGCAACTTATTAATGAATTAGGTATGGAAGTTCAAAATATATATGATGTAAGTTATTTACCAAGCGATTTCAAGAAGAATAAAGGTTATGAGCGTTCGATTGAAATGTGTAATGATTATCATATCTTTAGACAATGTTATTGTGGATGTGTCTTTGCTGCTATGGCGCAAGGTATTGATTTTAAAACGATTAATCAGGAAGCAAAAGCATTTCTTCAACAATTTTAA
- a CDS encoding quinone-dependent dihydroorotate dehydrogenase: MYKLIKPLLFKFDPEKAHGMTIDALKFAQKQPFLLPIIHKLFTYDNPSLSQTIKGITFNNPVGLAAGFDKSCEVPKALQHAGFGALELGGITPKPQDGNPKPRMYRLIEDNALINRMGFNNMGMNRALWNLRRHAYNIPVGLNVGVNKTTPYNERYQDYIKVIDTFKADVSFFTVNISSPNTENLQSFHDKDEFSMLCKALKDFKAHTEVNVPIFLKLTSDLELDGFKNILPAITETFDGMILANTTRKRDGLISSNKVEDGGLSGKPLFKRNLELVKWAYQQTNGEFLIIGTGGIFSAEDAIQMMRNGASLVQIYSSLVIEGPGLTKKINKDIASYLKQNNYNNVSEIIGLDAK, translated from the coding sequence ATGTACAAATTAATTAAACCACTTTTATTCAAATTTGACCCTGAAAAAGCACACGGCATGACTATCGACGCTTTGAAGTTTGCCCAAAAACAACCTTTCTTATTACCAATCATCCACAAATTATTCACTTACGATAACCCATCACTGTCTCAAACAATTAAAGGTATTACATTTAATAACCCTGTTGGCTTAGCTGCAGGATTCGATAAATCATGTGAAGTACCTAAAGCTCTTCAACATGCTGGCTTCGGTGCCTTAGAGTTAGGTGGTATTACACCTAAACCTCAAGATGGTAATCCAAAACCACGTATGTATCGTTTAATCGAAGATAACGCTTTAATTAATCGCATGGGCTTCAACAATATGGGTATGAATAGAGCATTATGGAACCTACGTCGTCATGCATACAATATTCCAGTCGGCTTAAATGTAGGTGTAAATAAAACAACACCTTATAACGAACGCTATCAGGACTACATCAAGGTTATTGATACATTTAAAGCCGATGTTTCGTTCTTCACTGTTAACATTAGTTCTCCAAATACTGAGAATTTACAAAGTTTCCATGATAAAGATGAATTTTCAATGTTATGTAAAGCATTGAAAGATTTTAAAGCTCATACAGAAGTTAATGTTCCTATTTTCTTAAAATTAACTTCCGATTTAGAACTTGATGGTTTTAAAAATATATTACCAGCGATTACTGAAACATTTGATGGTATGATTTTAGCAAATACTACACGTAAACGTGATGGCTTAATATCATCTAATAAAGTGGAAGATGGTGGCCTAAGTGGGAAACCCCTTTTCAAAAGAAACTTAGAGTTAGTGAAATGGGCGTACCAACAAACTAACGGTGAATTCTTGATTATTGGTACAGGTGGTATCTTTAGCGCAGAAGATGCAATTCAAATGATGAGAAATGGTGCATCATTAGTACAAATTTATTCATCTTTAGTAATTGAAGGACCTGGATTAACTAAGAAAATTAATAAAGACATTGCGTCTTATTTAAAACAAAACAACTATAATAACGTAAGTGAGATTATCGGTTTAGACGCCAAATAA
- a CDS encoding fructosamine kinase family protein → MKKEWQDQLPLDHIQDITSVSGGDVNEAFKVTTQDEPYFLLVQRNRDKSFYAAEIAGLNAFEEADVTAPRVIANGEINGDAYLILSYLDEGTSGSQRELGQLVAKMHSQQQPEGQFGFDLPHEGGDISFDNSWSDSWIEIFVERRMDHLRDELMRKGLWNEEDNKVYEQVRTVMVNELEAHNSKPSLLHGDLWGGNYMFLKDGRPALFDPAPFYGDREFDLGITTVFGGFTQEFYDEYEKHYPSGKGARKRLEFYRLYLFMVHLLKFGNMYANSVNRSMDEILA, encoded by the coding sequence ATGAAAAAAGAATGGCAAGACCAATTACCGTTAGACCATATACAAGACATTACATCAGTGAGTGGTGGGGATGTGAACGAAGCGTTTAAGGTAACGACGCAAGATGAACCGTATTTCTTATTAGTCCAACGCAATCGCGATAAGTCTTTCTATGCAGCAGAAATTGCGGGACTTAATGCGTTTGAAGAAGCGGATGTAACAGCGCCACGTGTTATTGCGAATGGCGAAATTAACGGGGATGCATACCTAATCTTAAGCTATTTAGATGAAGGAACGAGTGGAAGTCAACGTGAGTTAGGCCAACTTGTAGCTAAGATGCATAGTCAACAACAGCCTGAAGGACAATTTGGATTTGATTTACCACATGAAGGTGGGGACATTTCATTCGATAATTCATGGTCCGATTCATGGATTGAAATCTTTGTGGAACGTCGCATGGATCACTTAAGAGATGAATTGATGCGCAAAGGTTTATGGAACGAAGAAGATAATAAAGTATACGAACAAGTGCGTACGGTGATGGTTAATGAATTGGAGGCACATAATAGTAAGCCATCGTTATTACATGGTGATTTATGGGGCGGTAATTATATGTTCCTTAAGGATGGGCGTCCTGCATTATTCGACCCAGCGCCATTTTACGGCGATAGAGAGTTTGATTTAGGCATTACCACTGTGTTTGGTGGATTTACGCAAGAATTTTATGATGAATATGAGAAACATTATCCTTCTGGAAAAGGTGCACGTAAACGTTTAGAATTTTATAGGTTATATTTATTTATGGTGCACTTACTTAAATTTGGCAATATGTATGCAAATAGTGTTAACCGCTCAATGGACGAAATATTAGCATAA
- a CDS encoding amidohydrolase family protein yields the protein MKKIDLHAHYISPGFSKFLDKYFNGKGDGVATPAFSPEGYLDLMNRMEIEYGVLSISSPHISAAPDNEMVELAKEVNDYASSFTHKYPEQLGFFATLPLPLVDESIATIDEALDQQGALGFTLPTNARGVYIGDDRLDSVLAKLNERHALVALHPNEPKPNIEAMSEVVPAPLMEFIFDTTRTIIYMSQNNVFSKYPNIKWIVPHCGALLPVIAQRVAMGNKMFGSERQPDDLEQVMKELYFDLAGKVLPYQLPNLAQCVDMDKIVYGSDAPYTTDQVVTMLADELESTELISRHELEKLLYDNSKQLIKTVTDAEDGK from the coding sequence ATGAAGAAAATTGATTTACACGCGCATTATATTTCTCCGGGATTCTCAAAATTCCTAGATAAATATTTCAATGGTAAAGGCGACGGCGTAGCGACGCCTGCTTTCTCTCCTGAGGGATATTTAGATTTAATGAATCGTATGGAAATTGAATACGGCGTACTCTCTATTTCAAGCCCTCACATCAGTGCTGCCCCTGATAATGAGATGGTTGAATTAGCGAAAGAAGTAAATGACTATGCATCTTCTTTCACTCATAAATATCCTGAGCAATTAGGATTCTTTGCGACGTTGCCATTACCGTTAGTGGATGAAAGTATCGCTACTATTGATGAGGCATTGGATCAACAAGGTGCATTAGGCTTCACTTTACCTACTAACGCACGCGGTGTCTATATCGGCGATGACCGTTTAGACAGTGTGTTAGCTAAGTTGAATGAACGTCATGCACTCGTTGCGTTGCACCCTAATGAACCGAAACCAAATATTGAGGCGATGAGTGAAGTCGTTCCTGCACCATTAATGGAATTCATCTTTGATACAACACGTACCATCATTTATATGAGTCAAAACAACGTGTTCAGTAAGTATCCAAACATTAAATGGATTGTGCCTCATTGTGGTGCGTTATTACCAGTGATTGCGCAACGTGTCGCTATGGGTAATAAGATGTTTGGTAGCGAACGTCAACCTGATGATTTAGAACAAGTGATGAAAGAGCTTTATTTCGATTTAGCTGGAAAAGTATTACCATATCAATTGCCAAATCTCGCGCAATGTGTAGATATGGATAAAATCGTCTATGGTTCAGATGCACCATACACAACAGATCAAGTGGTTACAATGTTAGCGGATGAACTTGAATCAACAGAGTTAATCTCACGTCATGAACTTGAAAAATTGTTATATGATAATAGTAAACAGTTGATTAAAACAGTTACAGATGCCGAAGATGGAAAATAA
- a CDS encoding nuclear transport factor 2 family protein encodes MLFTRNKPYTNETLLAKEDILELIQFERFCRDNSLWDSMESCFAEDSYVNISWFKGTGHEFVVSSEEMNRYAPHQIHNSQIWINDTRAVAIMQATIQTRLTIQNVEMELQSDAKLVYCVEKDDQGVWYITRLECIYEKDSLTPVKPTTINLPKKDFEGYRQSYACLSYALNEIGYDVNSELQGIDRPDEVNAYYEEIDSWLTFKEKEA; translated from the coding sequence GTGCTTTTCACAAGAAATAAGCCGTATACGAATGAAACGTTATTAGCGAAAGAAGATATTCTCGAACTAATTCAATTTGAGCGTTTCTGTCGTGATAATTCACTATGGGATAGCATGGAGTCATGCTTCGCTGAAGATTCTTACGTGAATATTTCATGGTTTAAAGGAACGGGTCATGAATTCGTTGTTTCTTCAGAAGAGATGAATCGTTACGCGCCACATCAAATTCACAATTCACAAATTTGGATTAACGACACACGTGCGGTAGCGATTATGCAAGCAACCATTCAAACACGTTTAACGATTCAGAATGTGGAGATGGAACTTCAATCTGATGCCAAATTAGTTTATTGCGTTGAAAAAGATGACCAAGGCGTTTGGTACATTACGCGTCTTGAATGTATTTATGAAAAAGATAGCTTAACACCGGTCAAACCAACGACAATTAATTTACCGAAAAAAGATTTTGAAGGCTATCGACAAAGTTATGCATGCTTGTCTTATGCTTTAAATGAAATTGGTTATGACGTAAACAGTGAACTTCAAGGGATCGATCGCCCAGATGAGGTCAACGCATATTATGAAGAAATCGACAGTTGGTTAACTTTTAAAGAAAAGGAAGCGTAA
- a CDS encoding alpha/beta hydrolase gives METLELKGAKLRYHKVGNGPVLICIPGANGTGDIYMPLAQQLKDKFTVVAVDRRGYGQSELTEPLPDEVSNPDSRYRVKRDAQDIAELANHLSDEPVYVLGSSSGAIVAMHVLKEHSDIVKRIAFHEPPINTFLPNAKYWQDKNAEIIDIAVNEGMPQAMKLFGETLNTSQLDRQYMSKPAQAEDDAESKKRFEEMLGWFKYEIRQYTESDISIDDLNKHKDIITLLNGTASRDSFPQEVNFYISEQTGIKIIDIPGGHLGYVQEPEGFANVVLEMWG, from the coding sequence ATGGAAACTTTAGAATTAAAAGGTGCTAAATTACGTTATCACAAAGTAGGCAATGGACCTGTATTAATCTGCATCCCTGGTGCTAATGGCACAGGCGACATCTACATGCCACTTGCACAACAATTAAAAGACAAATTCACAGTCGTAGCTGTAGACCGTCGTGGCTATGGTCAAAGCGAATTAACAGAACCCCTACCAGACGAAGTATCAAACCCAGACAGCCGCTACCGTGTGAAACGCGATGCTCAAGACATCGCAGAATTAGCAAATCACTTAAGCGACGAACCTGTGTATGTATTAGGTTCAAGTTCAGGTGCTATCGTAGCAATGCACGTATTAAAAGAACACTCTGACATTGTTAAACGCATTGCTTTCCATGAACCACCAATCAACACATTCTTACCAAATGCTAAATATTGGCAAGATAAAAACGCTGAAATCATTGATATTGCTGTTAACGAAGGCATGCCGCAAGCAATGAAATTATTCGGCGAAACATTAAACACTAGTCAACTTGACCGACAATATATGTCTAAACCAGCGCAAGCTGAAGACGACGCTGAAAGTAAAAAACGCTTTGAAGAAATGTTAGGTTGGTTCAAATATGAAATCCGTCAATATACTGAATCAGATATTTCTATCGACGACTTAAACAAACATAAAGATATCATTACTTTATTAAATGGTACCGCTTCTAGAGATTCATTCCCTCAAGAAGTTAACTTCTACATTTCTGAACAAACTGGTATCAAAATTATTGATATTCCTGGTGGCCACCTTGGTTATGTTCAAGAGCCAGAAGGTTTCGCAAATGTAGTACTTGAAATGTGGGGTTAA